From a single bacterium genomic region:
- the gspD gene encoding type II secretion system secretin GspD: MKHRLLVPGTFVSALLLGILIVPYSDSLAARLVEEGQKPATEAASQKQEAPARSTPSRRPVPKSQSLPIQQPSQGSSDQKPDTAINPDQPKRPGSSDRITINFDNADLRTVIKFISELTGKNFVVDDKVKGTVTIISPTDITVDEAYQVFLSVLEMKGFTVVKAGRVLKVVPSAEARYRDIETLRVEESIRVGREDRMITQLIPLRHASANDLRGLLTPLVSKESQIVAYQPTNTLIITDYASNIRRLQSLIREMDVESTDEKITVHQLKYASAQTLATELLSLMDRGAQRTGTTARPVAPKPATQPAPPGTRAPSPAQPVQTAPAEETAALSASKLVPDERTNSLIIIASEAETRKILELVEKLDVPLPPGRKKIHVYYLENAKAEEVLQVLSQLSGRGGAGVGYGTSSGLGTSRAGLGSTTGIGSSGLGGLGSTSGLSQTTGLGSSGLGTGRLSGLGTAGPGIFSSGIERGARAAILGEDVVVVADKATNAIIVMAPPEDYETVKELISKLDVWRPQVLVEALIAEVSLTKTKSLGVEWRLAERVDSSGRETGIQTGTGPANLDFSTAAQFLFGVFKGPITIAGQEFTNLRAVLRAFQRAEDVNILSTPHILTLNNEEAEIVVAQNIPFLKSQTGTAESTTPGTTTPTTAVLQTFEFKDVGIILRITPQISKGKFVRLNIFQEVSDVGAQQVLTTTPTTFKRQAKTVVVVENGQTVVIGGLIQDSQRQSTSGVPCLGSIPLLGNLFRTQSVGPQEKRNLLIFITPHIVNTPEDMAGITEQKKKERDKDAIQFQEWRGEDFEETLDMILR, translated from the coding sequence GTGAAGCATAGATTGCTGGTTCCAGGTACATTTGTCAGCGCTTTGCTTCTTGGGATTTTGATTGTGCCATACAGCGACAGCCTGGCGGCTAGGCTTGTTGAGGAGGGGCAAAAGCCTGCAACAGAGGCGGCTTCGCAAAAGCAGGAGGCTCCGGCCCGCTCAACTCCCTCCAGGAGGCCTGTGCCCAAGAGCCAGAGCCTTCCAATTCAACAGCCCTCCCAGGGCTCCTCAGATCAGAAACCGGATACTGCCATCAACCCAGATCAGCCCAAGCGACCGGGCAGCTCAGACCGTATCACCATAAATTTCGACAATGCTGATCTGCGCACGGTCATCAAGTTCATCAGCGAGCTCACGGGTAAGAATTTCGTGGTGGATGATAAGGTAAAAGGCACTGTGACCATAATATCTCCTACAGACATAACGGTGGATGAGGCATATCAGGTTTTCCTGTCTGTACTGGAAATGAAAGGGTTCACGGTCGTGAAAGCCGGGAGGGTTTTAAAAGTCGTGCCATCTGCCGAGGCCAGGTACAGGGACATAGAAACCTTGAGGGTGGAGGAATCCATCCGGGTTGGCAGGGAAGACCGGATGATAACACAACTCATACCGCTTCGGCACGCCAGTGCCAATGACCTCAGAGGGCTGCTTACCCCCTTGGTATCCAAGGAGAGCCAGATAGTGGCTTACCAGCCCACCAACACCCTGATAATAACTGACTATGCTTCCAATATTCGCAGGCTTCAGTCTCTTATCAGGGAGATGGATGTAGAGTCCACAGACGAAAAAATAACGGTTCATCAGCTCAAGTACGCCTCTGCACAGACGCTAGCCACAGAGTTGCTTTCTCTCATGGACAGAGGTGCTCAGCGCACCGGCACCACGGCGCGCCCCGTGGCCCCCAAGCCGGCCACTCAACCAGCTCCACCGGGGACCAGAGCGCCCAGCCCAGCCCAGCCTGTCCAAACCGCCCCAGCAGAGGAAACCGCAGCCCTGAGTGCTTCCAAGCTCGTGCCTGACGAGAGAACCAACTCTCTCATAATCATTGCCAGCGAAGCCGAGACTCGAAAGATCCTGGAGCTCGTGGAAAAGCTTGACGTGCCCTTGCCCCCTGGGAGAAAAAAGATCCACGTCTATTATCTGGAGAACGCCAAGGCCGAGGAGGTGCTCCAGGTGCTCTCCCAGCTTTCGGGCAGGGGTGGGGCTGGTGTAGGTTATGGGACCTCATCGGGTTTGGGGACCAGCAGGGCCGGACTGGGAAGCACAACAGGGATCGGTTCTTCGGGCTTGGGTGGCTTGGGCTCCACCAGTGGCTTGTCCCAAACCACAGGTTTGGGAAGCAGTGGCCTGGGAACGGGCCGCCTGAGCGGGCTGGGGACAGCAGGCCCAGGGATCTTTTCTTCGGGCATAGAGAGAGGGGCTAGGGCCGCCATATTGGGGGAGGACGTGGTGGTAGTGGCTGATAAAGCCACCAATGCCATAATAGTGATGGCTCCTCCTGAAGATTATGAGACAGTAAAAGAACTCATAAGCAAACTGGATGTTTGGCGTCCCCAGGTACTTGTGGAGGCCCTCATTGCAGAGGTTTCCCTGACCAAGACCAAGAGCCTGGGTGTGGAATGGCGCCTTGCCGAAAGAGTGGATAGTTCTGGCAGGGAGACAGGCATTCAAACAGGAACGGGGCCTGCTAATCTGGATTTTTCCACTGCCGCTCAATTTCTTTTCGGGGTCTTCAAAGGGCCCATTACCATAGCCGGTCAGGAGTTTACAAACTTGAGGGCGGTGCTGAGGGCCTTTCAAAGGGCGGAGGACGTGAACATCCTGTCCACGCCACACATATTGACCTTAAACAATGAGGAAGCCGAGATAGTGGTGGCTCAGAACATCCCATTTCTCAAGTCCCAAACAGGCACTGCAGAGAGCACCACTCCCGGCACCACGACTCCCACAACAGCGGTTCTCCAGACCTTCGAGTTCAAAGATGTGGGCATTATCCTCAGAATCACTCCCCAAATTAGCAAGGGCAAGTTCGTGAGACTGAATATTTTCCAGGAGGTCTCGGATGTGGGAGCACAACAGGTGCTCACCACAACCCCCACTACTTTTAAGAGACAAGCCAAGACAGTGGTGGTAGTGGAGAACGGTCAGACCGTGGTCATAGGAGGTTTGATCCAGGACAGCCAGAGGCAGTCCACCTCAGGAGTGCCCTGCCTTGGTAGTATTCCACTGCTGGGCAATCTTTTCAGGACTCAGTCCGTAGGGCCCCAGGAAAAGAGAAATCTTCTGATTTTCATCACTCCACACATAGTGAACACCCCTGAGGACATGGCCGGGATTACCGAACAAAAGAAAAAAGAGAGGGATAAAGACGCCATCCAATTCCAGGAGTGGAGGGGCGAGGATTTTGAGGAAACCCTAGATATGATCCTCAGATAA
- a CDS encoding tetratricopeptide repeat protein, with protein sequence MSAIQEALERVRKERQDSPGNDLSWVEVAATGPRERSTRPRLKQSLGILVLAGAAVGMILSQVSWTALEKSIGGIGSWKQHDTSGFQKGEQDTQQGEKPMEPITNATSWEHGHLQATSRESAAHSQESIQKAVAEAKMLQKNGDSQGAQRVLLSVLEKEPESVEVLVELAGLYMRDSVDFQRAIALYERALQRSAQRASIWVNLGVAYMRIGDPRKAQEKISRALQLDPSMLEAHYNMACALALQGKDQEAAVFLQRAASMDSRVMGWASQDPDLQSLKDVLVQTIHH encoded by the coding sequence TTGAGCGCCATACAGGAAGCCCTCGAACGAGTAAGAAAAGAAAGGCAGGACTCTCCAGGAAATGATCTCTCCTGGGTGGAGGTGGCTGCCACAGGCCCCAGGGAAAGATCCACCAGGCCGCGCCTGAAGCAGAGCCTTGGAATACTGGTTCTGGCAGGGGCTGCCGTGGGGATGATACTGTCCCAGGTCTCTTGGACCGCCCTAGAGAAATCCATTGGCGGGATTGGGAGCTGGAAACAGCACGACACTTCCGGCTTTCAAAAGGGGGAGCAAGACACTCAGCAAGGGGAAAAGCCCATGGAGCCCATAACAAATGCGACCTCATGGGAACATGGGCATCTTCAAGCCACATCAAGAGAATCTGCTGCGCATTCACAAGAGAGTATTCAGAAGGCCGTGGCTGAGGCAAAAATGTTGCAAAAAAATGGGGACTCCCAAGGGGCCCAGAGAGTGCTTCTGAGCGTACTTGAAAAGGAGCCAGAATCAGTGGAGGTCTTGGTGGAATTGGCAGGTCTATACATGAGGGACTCTGTTGATTTTCAAAGAGCCATTGCCCTTTATGAGAGGGCTCTCCAGAGAAGCGCCCAACGCGCCTCTATCTGGGTAAATCTGGGAGTGGCTTATATGAGGATCGGGGATCCAAGAAAAGCTCAAGAGAAAATTTCTCGGGCTTTGCAGCTTGATCCATCAATGTTAGAGGCTCACTACAACATGGCTTGCGCTTTGGCCCTGCAGGGCAAAGATCAGGAGGCAGCTGTTTTTCTGCAAAGGGCTGCCTCCATGGATTCGCGAGTGATGGGATGGGCCAGCCAGGACCCTGATCTGCAATCCCTCAAGGATGTCTTGGTTCAAACCATTCACCATTAA
- a CDS encoding sensor domain-containing diguanylate cyclase yields the protein MKRISKKSNVISFNERLFQRVLKENELLLARINNILSVARSNQKIQDHFDALEEKILRSRSVREMARVLVQEIRKRFGVEWVTLCVALDPADVLRHLGSTGIKGLPSFIRIVKEGELERAAEELGRGEVLLGAPERNVGLFFRRQMIPEMRSHAIVPLYFSGRLIGTLNLGSRDPQRYCADQGTDFLKRLGYKISLIMDNILAHQRVLAMSITDPVTGIHNRRAFESALERELGRSRRHKSPLSCMILDLDNFKEINDRYGHLVGDQALKHTAEILRDHTRVYDMVARYGGDEFAAMLPQTGIDSAVSVAQKFQGVLNSRPLDLGGVKVSIKVSIGIAGVLGTEEIGAKELISIADSRMYSAKAQGGSRVVWQDSQ from the coding sequence GTGAAGAGGATTTCCAAAAAGAGCAACGTGATCTCTTTCAATGAGAGGCTCTTCCAGAGGGTGCTAAAGGAAAACGAGCTGCTCTTGGCACGGATCAATAATATATTGAGCGTGGCCAGGTCCAACCAAAAAATACAGGACCACTTCGATGCCCTGGAAGAAAAGATCCTTCGAAGCCGTTCTGTGAGGGAAATGGCTAGAGTCCTGGTGCAGGAGATCAGAAAACGTTTTGGTGTGGAGTGGGTAACCCTTTGCGTGGCTCTTGATCCGGCTGATGTCTTGAGACATTTGGGATCCACGGGCATAAAGGGGCTTCCCAGTTTCATACGTATAGTTAAAGAAGGGGAGTTGGAAAGGGCTGCCGAAGAATTGGGAAGGGGAGAGGTGCTTTTGGGAGCCCCAGAACGAAATGTTGGCCTTTTCTTTAGACGGCAAATGATTCCAGAGATGAGATCCCATGCCATAGTGCCGCTTTACTTCTCCGGCAGGCTGATAGGAACCTTGAATTTAGGCAGCAGGGATCCTCAGAGGTACTGTGCTGATCAAGGCACAGATTTCCTAAAAAGACTGGGCTACAAGATCTCCTTGATCATGGACAATATCTTGGCTCACCAAAGAGTCCTGGCCATGTCCATTACGGATCCAGTCACGGGAATCCACAATCGCAGGGCCTTCGAATCTGCTTTGGAAAGAGAGCTGGGTCGCTCCCGCAGGCATAAGAGTCCCCTTTCATGTATGATCTTGGACCTGGACAATTTTAAGGAGATCAATGACAGATATGGGCACCTGGTGGGTGACCAGGCCTTGAAACATACAGCAGAAATTTTGCGCGATCACACCAGGGTTTATGATATGGTGGCAAGATACGGGGGGGATGAGTTTGCTGCCATGTTGCCGCAAACAGGTATTGACTCGGCTGTGAGTGTGGCCCAGAAGTTCCAAGGTGTGCTCAATTCCAGGCCCCTTGATCTGGGAGGTGTGAAGGTGAGCATCAAGGTGAGCATTGGGATTGCCGGGGTATTGGGCACAGAGGAAATTGGGGCCAAGGAACTTATTTCCATTGCCGATAGTAGGATGTATTCAGCCAAGGCACAGGGGGGGAGCAGGGTGGTGTGGCAGGACTCCCAATGA
- a CDS encoding tetratricopeptide repeat protein — protein MGNKVRKDGPSDKDQRGLVTRGKLVAFTGGALLVGFVAGAILGGIWEHRLAGRLPTKAPGVVSAPSGMASVEQRGELKALESRVAKDPQDVEAWINLGNLNYDMGRPAEAIRAYEKALALRPGNPDVITDMGTMYRLLGQPQKAVELFREAHRLDPNHFNSLYNEGVVLLHDLNDIVGAARAWEEFLKLVPQGEQSERIRKILQNLRSQGKIP, from the coding sequence ATGGGGAATAAAGTCAGGAAGGATGGCCCATCTGACAAGGATCAAAGGGGGCTTGTTACCCGCGGCAAGCTGGTGGCATTTACTGGGGGGGCCTTGTTGGTGGGATTTGTGGCAGGGGCGATTTTAGGGGGCATATGGGAACATCGGCTGGCTGGGCGTTTGCCCACGAAGGCCCCAGGTGTGGTTTCGGCACCCTCTGGCATGGCTTCAGTGGAGCAAAGGGGGGAGCTGAAAGCCTTGGAAAGCAGAGTAGCGAAGGATCCTCAAGACGTGGAGGCCTGGATAAACCTGGGTAACTTGAACTATGACATGGGTAGGCCAGCAGAGGCCATCCGCGCGTATGAAAAGGCCTTGGCGCTTAGGCCAGGAAATCCGGATGTAATCACCGACATGGGCACCATGTACAGACTCTTGGGGCAACCCCAGAAAGCTGTGGAGCTTTTCAGAGAGGCTCACAGACTTGATCCCAATCACTTCAACAGCCTCTATAACGAAGGTGTGGTTCTTCTGCATGATCTAAATGATATTGTGGGGGCTGCACGGGCATGGGAGGAGTTCCTGAAGTTGGTCCCTCAGGGTGAGCAGTCAGAGCGCATAAGAAAAATCCTCCAGAACCTGAGGTCACAAGGCAAAATACCCTGA
- the gspE gene encoding type II secretion system ATPase GspE encodes MAMEARQHPERPVGAAESNIAKLGQSGSRSSALLGALREQGIVLEQSLDQELQSLMEKDEWALGEALVARGLVLREDLTKAWAVLMDLPFWPVLEVQGIDGQMLSQIPIHFARKHMIVPVKMVDHEIWVAMADPLALEVLDDLRIKTGWNIKPVLSLASEISRTINRIYHESGDTAEQVLADLEESGSSGRALAELEESEDLLESASDAPVIKLVNTILSEAVRLRASDIHIEPYQKELKIRYRVDGVLYNSLTPSRNLHSAIVSRIKVMAKMNIAEKRLPQDGRIRLRVAERDFDIRVSTLPTSFGERVVLRLLDKTSVLLGLEEVGLFPEQMELFERLISAPNGIILVTGPTGSGKTTTLYAALNRINSPDKNIITIEDPVEYQLAGIGQIQVNSKIGLTFAKGLRSIVRQDPDVILVGEIRDTETAEISIHAALTGHLVFSTLHTNDAAGAITRLIDMGVEPFLVSSSVNAILAQRLVRVICPKCKEGYRPNARTIRELGISQDEDVVLYRGKGCDACLNTGFRGRTGIFEFLVMDDTLRGLMMQTSDSTTLRKAAMARGMKSLREDGVQKIRAGITTVEEVLRVTGE; translated from the coding sequence ATGGCTATGGAAGCGAGACAACATCCTGAGCGTCCAGTTGGAGCTGCAGAATCAAATATTGCCAAGCTGGGACAATCGGGCAGCAGGAGCTCGGCCCTGCTCGGTGCATTGCGGGAGCAGGGAATAGTCCTGGAACAGAGTCTGGATCAGGAGTTGCAAAGTTTGATGGAAAAGGACGAGTGGGCCCTGGGGGAAGCCCTAGTGGCCAGGGGTTTGGTCTTGAGAGAGGATCTGACCAAAGCCTGGGCTGTTTTGATGGATCTTCCTTTTTGGCCGGTCTTGGAGGTGCAGGGGATAGATGGCCAGATGTTATCACAGATACCCATTCATTTTGCCCGGAAACACATGATCGTGCCTGTTAAAATGGTGGATCATGAGATCTGGGTGGCCATGGCTGATCCGTTGGCTCTGGAAGTTCTGGATGACCTTAGAATAAAAACCGGCTGGAACATCAAGCCGGTCTTAAGCTTGGCCTCAGAGATCTCCAGGACCATAAATCGGATCTACCATGAATCTGGAGACACAGCCGAGCAGGTCCTGGCAGATTTGGAGGAGTCGGGAAGCAGTGGTAGGGCTTTGGCCGAGCTGGAGGAATCCGAGGACCTGCTGGAATCAGCGTCAGATGCCCCGGTTATCAAGTTGGTGAACACCATTCTGAGCGAGGCAGTGAGGTTAAGGGCCAGTGATATTCACATCGAACCCTATCAAAAAGAACTCAAGATTCGTTATAGGGTAGACGGGGTGCTCTACAATAGCTTGACTCCATCGCGGAACCTCCATTCGGCCATAGTCTCCCGCATCAAAGTCATGGCCAAGATGAACATAGCCGAGAAAAGACTCCCCCAAGATGGCAGGATTCGCCTGAGGGTGGCGGAGCGCGATTTTGACATACGTGTCTCGACCCTGCCCACCTCTTTTGGAGAAAGAGTGGTGCTGAGGTTGTTAGATAAGACAAGCGTCTTGTTAGGGTTGGAAGAGGTAGGCCTTTTCCCCGAGCAGATGGAGCTCTTTGAAAGGCTTATTTCGGCTCCCAACGGGATAATTCTGGTGACAGGTCCAACCGGAAGCGGAAAGACCACCACGCTCTACGCAGCCCTAAACAGGATAAACTCGCCAGATAAGAACATCATAACCATAGAAGATCCGGTGGAGTACCAGCTTGCGGGAATTGGCCAGATTCAAGTAAACAGCAAGATAGGTTTGACCTTTGCCAAGGGGCTCCGCTCCATTGTTCGCCAGGATCCTGATGTCATTCTGGTGGGCGAGATTAGGGATACCGAGACCGCTGAGATATCCATCCACGCAGCCCTTACAGGGCACCTGGTCTTCAGCACTTTACACACCAACGACGCTGCAGGGGCCATAACACGCCTCATAGATATGGGAGTGGAGCCTTTTCTGGTCTCCTCTTCGGTGAACGCCATTTTGGCGCAACGCTTGGTGAGGGTCATCTGTCCCAAGTGCAAGGAAGGTTACAGACCCAATGCCAGAACCATTAGGGAACTGGGTATTTCCCAGGATGAGGATGTGGTCCTGTACAGGGGAAAGGGGTGCGATGCCTGCCTCAACACGGGATTCAGGGGAAGGACCGGCATCTTCGAGTTTCTGGTTATGGACGACACCCTAAGGGGGCTCATGATGCAGACTTCTGACTCTACCACCTTGCGAAAAGCTGCCATGGCAAGAGGCATGAAAAGCCTTAGGGAGGATGGGGTCCAGAAGATAAGGGCCGGCATTACAACCGTAGAGGAGGTCTTGCGGGTCACGGGCGAGTAG
- a CDS encoding nitrous oxide reductase accessory protein NosL yields MKSFIFLAIGFFLMITPSKADSPAKPSAKDKCPVCGMFVSKYPEWIALIKSKDGKSFFFDGAKDMFKFLNQPEKYVQGLGRKQLHEIYVTDYYSLEPINAMEAFYVMGSDVLGPMGRELIPFLKEEDAKEFMRDHSGKLILRFEQVTPQVIKELD; encoded by the coding sequence ATGAAATCATTTATCTTTTTGGCAATAGGATTTTTCTTGATGATCACTCCCTCCAAGGCAGATTCTCCCGCCAAGCCATCTGCCAAAGACAAGTGTCCGGTCTGCGGCATGTTTGTCAGCAAATATCCCGAATGGATAGCACTGATCAAGTCCAAGGATGGAAAAAGCTTTTTTTTCGACGGCGCAAAAGACATGTTTAAGTTCCTGAATCAGCCGGAAAAATATGTCCAGGGCTTGGGCAGGAAACAACTGCATGAGATCTACGTTACCGATTATTACAGCCTTGAGCCAATAAATGCAATGGAAGCTTTCTATGTCATGGGAAGTGATGTTTTGGGCCCAATGGGAAGGGAATTGATACCTTTTCTAAAAGAGGAGGATGCCAAAGAGTTCATGAGGGATCACAGCGGGAAACTCATATTGAGATTCGAGCAGGTTACCCCTCAAGTCATCAAAGAGTTGGATTGA
- a CDS encoding AAA family ATPase, whose product MYLSFFGLSEQPFNLTPDPKFFFMSESHRSAFNHLLFGIHERKGFMEVVGGVGTGKTTLCRALLSQLGNEVATALILNPFLSEKELLRCINLEFGLDGSGRSRNQFLQQLNHFLLDRAAKGGNACVILDECQHLDASVLEQIRMLSNLETSKEKLIQMVLVGQPEFHQRLGSEKLKALNERIEVRCFLEPLSAQDTAAYIKHRLRVAGASKETLFTDSALDVVYQYARGNPRRTNAVCDRAMLLAYARGSNRIHKGHVRAAIREVSWTKEGVSRVSSWSGSRMGMMAAYTFLTLAGVTAGWMGGRILLNPTMVEKADMQQKDSAETHMESSTQEPVWIQGVAMDAVAVYRRLGGMAGLALPESGENMEELARRAGWEPVRLIVNYENLLRFKRACILETRVTGQASIMGAQWAVLRGISEMGVWLQYGESALRFLPRWELEAQWSGAVWVWIPAGNFYQRLRPGIRGAKVEWLQSALGKLGHWEGEPTGSYDRSTRRAVAEFQKANGLAADGRAGPRTIAMLLQLLGEEVS is encoded by the coding sequence ATGTATCTGTCTTTCTTCGGACTCAGCGAGCAGCCTTTCAACCTCACTCCAGACCCCAAATTCTTTTTCATGAGTGAAAGCCACAGGAGCGCTTTCAACCACCTGCTTTTCGGCATCCATGAACGAAAAGGGTTCATGGAGGTGGTGGGAGGGGTTGGAACAGGCAAGACAACCTTGTGCAGGGCCCTGCTGTCCCAACTAGGAAATGAAGTTGCCACAGCCTTGATCTTGAATCCCTTTCTTTCGGAAAAGGAGCTTCTCAGGTGCATAAACCTGGAGTTCGGTCTGGATGGGTCGGGTCGCAGCCGCAATCAGTTTCTGCAACAGCTGAATCATTTTCTTCTTGACAGGGCAGCAAAGGGTGGGAATGCCTGCGTGATATTGGACGAGTGCCAGCACCTGGATGCCTCGGTCTTGGAACAGATCCGTATGCTTTCAAATCTAGAAACCAGCAAAGAGAAGCTGATTCAGATGGTGCTTGTGGGGCAGCCTGAGTTTCATCAAAGGCTTGGCTCTGAGAAACTGAAGGCTCTTAATGAGAGGATTGAGGTTCGATGCTTTCTGGAGCCTTTGAGCGCTCAAGATACCGCAGCCTACATAAAACACAGGTTGAGAGTTGCCGGTGCGTCCAAGGAAACACTCTTCACGGATTCGGCTTTGGATGTTGTTTATCAATACGCCAGAGGAAATCCCAGAAGGACCAACGCCGTTTGCGACCGCGCCATGTTGCTGGCTTATGCCAGGGGAAGCAACAGGATCCACAAAGGTCACGTCAGGGCAGCCATCAGGGAGGTTTCCTGGACAAAGGAAGGGGTATCCCGGGTTTCTTCTTGGTCTGGATCACGCATGGGGATGATGGCCGCTTATACTTTTCTTACTTTGGCTGGGGTTACAGCAGGGTGGATGGGGGGACGAATTCTGCTTAATCCCACCATGGTTGAGAAGGCAGATATGCAGCAGAAGGATTCTGCTGAGACACATATGGAATCATCCACCCAGGAACCGGTATGGATTCAAGGGGTGGCCATGGACGCCGTTGCGGTTTATCGGCGTCTTGGCGGCATGGCCGGTCTGGCACTGCCTGAGTCTGGCGAGAACATGGAGGAATTGGCCAGAAGGGCTGGTTGGGAACCGGTCAGATTGATCGTGAACTATGAGAACTTGCTTCGTTTCAAGAGGGCCTGCATCTTAGAAACCAGAGTAACAGGCCAGGCATCCATCATGGGAGCCCAATGGGCTGTCTTGAGAGGGATTTCGGAGATGGGGGTCTGGCTGCAATATGGGGAATCGGCTCTGAGGTTCCTTCCCAGGTGGGAACTGGAGGCTCAGTGGTCGGGGGCGGTTTGGGTGTGGATTCCAGCCGGCAACTTTTATCAAAGACTAAGACCCGGGATTCGAGGTGCCAAGGTGGAGTGGCTCCAGTCTGCCCTTGGAAAGCTGGGGCATTGGGAAGGCGAGCCCACGGGTTCCTATGACAGGTCCACCCGCAGAGCCGTGGCCGAGTTCCAGAAGGCCAATGGTTTGGCCGCGGACGGGAGAGCAGGCCCGCGTACCATTGCCATGCTTTTACAGCTTTTGGGTGAGGAGGTATCTTGA
- a CDS encoding FtsX-like permease family protein translates to MWRWLRRQLNLLDFALFSLRRRKFKNLALFLVYALVVFWVASVLLFARAMQAQAEKLLQDSPEVLVQRMTAGRHELIPLEYMGQIKGIRGVKEVYGRIWGYYYDPGSGANYTIMVPMLPGHGPEPGRILVGRGVMRCFAAKDQQSLTFRSYRGGFMTLGIKELFPSDSELLTSDLIIMEQGDFKNLFGFPEGFATDLAVTVRNPRERATVAEKITQLLPDTRPILREEILRTYRALFDWRGGMALLLLVGALLAFFILAWDKATGLSADEKREIGILKAIGWETGDVMLLKGLEGLVISFSAFLLGAIAAYFHIFHFSWILMAPALKGWSVLYPSFPLYPSLRAGDLAVLFFFTVVPYTLVTITPCWKAATMDPDRVMRGQA, encoded by the coding sequence ATGTGGCGCTGGTTACGCAGGCAGCTGAACCTCTTGGACTTTGCCCTGTTTTCCTTAAGAAGGAGAAAGTTCAAGAACCTGGCACTCTTTTTGGTGTATGCCTTGGTGGTCTTCTGGGTGGCTTCAGTGCTTCTTTTTGCCAGAGCCATGCAGGCCCAGGCCGAAAAATTGCTGCAAGACAGCCCGGAGGTCCTGGTCCAAAGAATGACCGCAGGACGCCATGAACTCATTCCTTTGGAATACATGGGGCAAATAAAGGGGATCCGGGGAGTCAAAGAGGTCTATGGCCGGATTTGGGGCTATTACTATGACCCCGGAAGCGGAGCCAATTACACAATAATGGTTCCCATGTTGCCGGGGCACGGTCCTGAGCCAGGCCGGATATTGGTGGGTCGGGGTGTTATGAGATGTTTCGCCGCAAAGGACCAGCAGAGCCTGACCTTTAGATCCTACAGGGGTGGCTTTATGACCCTGGGAATAAAGGAACTCTTCCCCTCGGACTCGGAGCTGTTGACATCTGATTTGATTATCATGGAGCAAGGTGATTTCAAGAATCTTTTTGGTTTTCCAGAGGGTTTCGCAACAGATCTGGCAGTAACCGTTAGAAACCCCAGAGAAAGAGCCACGGTGGCCGAAAAAATCACGCAACTATTGCCAGATACTAGGCCCATTCTAAGAGAGGAGATACTGCGAACCTACCGAGCCCTTTTTGATTGGCGAGGTGGCATGGCCCTGCTTCTACTGGTTGGTGCACTGTTGGCCTTTTTTATACTTGCTTGGGACAAGGCCACAGGCTTGAGCGCCGATGAGAAGCGGGAAATCGGCATCCTGAAGGCCATTGGATGGGAAACCGGGGATGTGATGCTTCTCAAGGGTCTTGAAGGACTGGTCATCTCCTTCTCGGCTTTTCTTTTGGGAGCCATTGCAGCTTACTTTCACATTTTCCATTTTTCATGGATCCTTATGGCACCTGCTCTAAAAGGATGGTCAGTTCTGTACCCGAGTTTCCCCTTGTATCCATCCCTTAGAGCTGGAGACCTTGCGGTTTTGTTCTTTTTCACCGTGGTACCCTACACCTTGGTGACAATAACTCCCTGCTGGAAAGCTGCTACCATGGATCCTGACAGGGTGATGAGAGGACAGGCTTGA
- a CDS encoding ABC transporter ATP-binding protein, with the protein MIQLLKVGKVFHQGKPNETVALEDVSISLQENFITVFKGPSGSGKTTLLSLIGCMARPTSGRIWLQGTEITSLPERFLTELRRKTFGFMFQQVSLIQGLTAMQNVMLPAHPLGLRWSEMRKKASQLLARFGIQGKADQKVEWLSGGEAQRVAIARALINDPPIIIADEPTAHLDSILSQEFMKNMAALQEEGKTIIIASHDPIVCDSPFVHRLIKMRDGRIWDNG; encoded by the coding sequence TTGATCCAACTCCTGAAAGTGGGAAAAGTGTTTCATCAAGGAAAACCCAATGAGACCGTGGCATTGGAAGATGTCAGCATTTCCCTGCAGGAGAATTTCATAACGGTATTCAAGGGGCCCAGCGGCTCAGGAAAGACAACACTGCTGAGTTTGATTGGCTGCATGGCGCGTCCCACTTCGGGCCGCATATGGCTGCAGGGCACGGAAATAACCAGTTTGCCTGAACGCTTCCTAACAGAGCTCAGAAGGAAGACCTTCGGATTCATGTTTCAGCAGGTCTCTCTAATACAGGGACTCACGGCCATGCAAAATGTCATGCTGCCAGCACACCCATTGGGCCTAAGATGGTCTGAGATGCGCAAAAAGGCCAGCCAGCTTCTGGCCAGATTCGGCATCCAGGGAAAGGCAGACCAGAAGGTGGAATGGCTTTCAGGTGGAGAAGCCCAAAGGGTGGCCATAGCCAGGGCCTTGATAAATGATCCCCCCATCATCATAGCCGATGAACCCACGGCACACCTGGACTCTATTCTTTCCCAGGAATTCATGAAAAACATGGCGGCTCTCCAAGAAGAAGGCAAGACCATAATCATAGCCAGCCACGATCCCATAGTTTGCGACTCACCCTTTGTGCACAGGCTCATTAAAATGAGAGATGGCAGGATTTGGGACAATGGATGA